In Flavobacterium cerinum, one genomic interval encodes:
- a CDS encoding YicC/YloC family endoribonuclease encodes MIQSMTGFGKASLQLPTKKITIEIKSLNSKGLDLNVRMPSVFREMELGLRNQIAQQLERGKVDFSMYIEVTGEETSTKINAPIVKAYIRQMRDILPEADPTELMKMAVRMPDTLKTEREEIDENEWLRIQSVIDEALININNFRKDEGASLEKEFRLRIANIRSFMEQALLLDPERIQLIKERLQNAIAELQTNVDENRFEQELIYYLEKLDITEEKVRLGNHLDYFLETLSGKEANGRKLGFITQEMGREINTMGSKSNHAGMQKLVVQMKDELEKIKEQVLNVL; translated from the coding sequence ATGATACAATCGATGACGGGTTTTGGCAAAGCGTCTTTGCAATTGCCAACTAAGAAAATTACCATAGAAATCAAATCATTAAACAGCAAAGGACTTGACCTTAATGTCCGAATGCCTTCTGTTTTCCGCGAAATGGAACTTGGACTTCGCAATCAGATTGCTCAGCAACTGGAACGGGGTAAAGTTGATTTTTCGATGTATATTGAAGTGACGGGAGAAGAAACCTCTACTAAGATAAATGCACCGATTGTAAAGGCTTATATTCGCCAGATGCGTGATATCCTTCCGGAAGCCGATCCTACAGAGCTAATGAAAATGGCCGTTCGAATGCCGGATACGCTAAAAACAGAAAGAGAAGAAATCGACGAAAATGAATGGCTGCGAATCCAATCGGTAATCGATGAAGCCTTGATCAATATTAATAATTTCCGAAAAGACGAAGGCGCTTCTCTTGAAAAAGAATTCCGCTTACGGATTGCTAATATCCGTTCGTTTATGGAACAAGCGTTGCTTTTGGATCCGGAAAGAATTCAATTGATAAAAGAGCGCTTACAAAATGCCATTGCCGAATTACAAACTAACGTTGATGAAAACCGCTTTGAGCAGGAATTGATTTACTATCTTGAAAAGCTGGACATCACCGAAGAGAAAGTACGCTTAGGCAATCATTTGGATTATTTCCTTGAAACCTTATCCGGAAAAGAAGCAAACGGACGTAAACTTGGTTTTATCACGCAGGAAATGGGTCGTGAAATCAACACCATGGGATCCAAATCCAATCATGCCGGTATGCAAAAACTGGTCGTTCAGATGAAAGACGAATTAGAAAAAATTAAAGAACAAGTACTGAACGTTTTATAA